The following DNA comes from Candidatus Hydrogenedentota bacterium.
TCGCGTGGCGGGATATGTTGGTTTCTGGCTGGTCGTGGACGAGGCGCATATCACGAGCGTAACCGTCCGGGATTGTTATCGCCGGCGGGGTTTCGGCCGCCGCGCGATGGAGTTCATTCTTGAACGGGCGAAGCGTCTCGGCGTCACTCAGGTCACGCTTGAAGTACGGGCGTCCAACCTGCGCGCACAGGCCCTTTACACAGGCATGGGATTCGAGGTTCTGTATCGCAGAAGAAATTATTACAACAACCGCGAAGATGCGCTGGTGATGGCGCGGCCGCTTTGATTCCAAGACGGCGGAAACAGATGGCTTTTATTGCCGGTTTCGGGTTTGCCGAATACGCGCGGATCGTCCGGCCAGCGCCAAGAGTCCCATCAGCAAAAGGGCGGCTTCCCATCCGCCGCCGGGCAGTGTCGTGGCCGGCGTG
Coding sequences within:
- the rimI gene encoding ribosomal protein S18-alanine N-acetyltransferase, which gives rise to MGQSADASGLPETLAFVRIAEEHLPEVLAIECEAYPDPWSERMFRQEIEQNVSYFYVMLFEGRVAGYVGFWLVVDEAHITSVTVRDCYRRRGFGRRAMEFILERAKRLGVTQVTLEVRASNLRAQALYTGMGFEVLYRRRNYYNNREDALVMARPL